In Elaeis guineensis isolate ETL-2024a chromosome 1, EG11, whole genome shotgun sequence, a genomic segment contains:
- the LOC105060257 gene encoding uncharacterized protein: MDSKTRLAMDELSFANRRRCCFWVPWSGSKSWERIAVAAEDRTEEPGPTKGRWWWTTGLKALMKLREWSEKLAGPRWKTFIRRVGRHTRRPGSRFGYDPLSYALNFDDGMDNETEDAVARRGFPALYAAPPSSTKASMVLGGRAPPPIEDAGWSGVRLI; the protein is encoded by the exons ATGGATTCCAAGACCCGCTTGGCAATGGACGAGCTCTCGTTCGCCAACCGCCGGCGCTGCTGCTTCTGGGTTCCCTGGTCCGGCTCAAAGTCGTGGGAGAGGATAGCGGTGGCGGCGGAGGATCGGACCGAGGAGCCAGGGCCCACCAAGGGGCGCTGGTGGTGGACGACCGGATTGAAGGCGTTGATGAAGTTGAGAGAATGGTCGGAGAAGTTGGCCGGCCCGCGGTGGAAGACCTTCATCCGGCGGGTTGGCCGCCACACCCGCCGTCCGGGGAGCAGGTTCGGATATGACCCCCTAAGCTACGCCCTCAACTTTGATGATGGAATGGACAACGAAACCGAAGACGCGGTTGCCCGCCGGGGATTCCCTGCCCTGTACGCCGCCCCACCGTCGTCGACCAAGGCGTCGATGGTTCTTGGCGGGCGAGCTCCGCCGCCAATTGAG GATGCAGGTTGGAGTGGTGTTAGGTTGATATAG